One window of Acomys russatus chromosome 28, mAcoRus1.1, whole genome shotgun sequence genomic DNA carries:
- the Cabs1 gene encoding calcium-binding and spermatid-specific protein 1, producing MAEDGSPKIYSHPPRENSKTPTEAAIFFGADTILKSETTITSEGDHITSVNDGTPDGDFSTTANKPTPTKEKLKLEDDIEASLKSTPLPEKETTTPTETANSKTKESITENFIPVKIGNISGPVGTVSLIDFSSNIGKEDILLATIDMEDKEVLPTPEPPGTLEDSTAHDEDTSALSDENTETEVSSPINADVPDDGTVQDTDSLSPEAEIPPSTEKEEVTTIPDITTIAEEKITEIDLIVSEESPRVVTKLTDSDEEKFITVFELTNSAEKAKDNPEDTLTDEESTDGVNAWMEKETVNEADSHSVLLTAVESRYDFIVPASKTKTVREESTDNTAEDLSENDTIESVTEVMEEFPVVTSIVDCPNHKEDPSTTDSGIFKLLKEDPDELMM from the coding sequence ATGGCTGAAGATGGATCGCCCAAAATTTATTCTCATCCTCCGAGGGAGAACAGTAAAACGCCCACGGAAGCAGCCATTTTCTTCGGGGCCGACACCATTCTTAAATCAGAAACAACTATTACGTCCGAAGGAGACCACATCACTTCGGTAAATGACGGCACGCCAGATGGTGACTTTTCAACTACGGCCAACAAGCCCACACCTACgaaagaaaaactcaaattaGAAGATGACATTGAGGCCAGTCTGAAGTCAACACCCCTTCCAGAGAAAGAAACTACCACTCCGACTGAAACTGCAAACTCCAAAACTAAGGAGTCGATTACTGAAAATTTCATTCCAgtgaaaattggaaacatctcaggCCCAGTTGGTACTGTTTCTTTAATAGATTTTTCTAGCAACATTGGAAAAGAAGACATCCTCTTAGCCACCATTGACATGGAAGACAAAGAAGTCCTACCCACTCCTGAGCCCCCTGGCACCCTGGAGGACAGCACTGCCCATGACGAGGACACCTCTGCACTGTCAGATGAAAACACGGAAACTGAGGTTAGTTCCCCAATCAATGCCGACGTGCCTGATGATGGAACAGTCCAGGACACTGACTCCTTGAGTCCGGAAGCTGAAATCCCTCCCTCTACTGAGAAAGAAGAGGTCACCACCATTCCAGACATAACCACCATTGCAgaagagaaaataacagagaTCGACCTGATTGTTTCAGAAGAGAGCCCCAGAGTTGTGACTAAATTAACGGACTCAGATGAGGAAAAATTTATCACTGTTTTTGAACTCACTAACTCTGCTGAGAAAGCCAAAGATAACCCAGAAGATACCTTAACTGACGAGGAATCGACTGATGGTGTTAATGCTTGGATGGAGAAAGAGACTGTAAATGAGGCAGACTCCCATTCTGTTTTGCTTACTGCTGTGGAATCCAGGTACGACTTCATTGTCCCTGCCTCGAAAACTAAGACCGTCAGGGAGGAATCAACCGATAACACCGCAGAAGATCTGTCTGAAAATGATACAATAGAATCGGTAACTGAGGTCATGGAGGAGTTTCCTGTGGTGACCTCTATAGTCGATTGCCCTAACCACAAGGAGGACCCCTCCACCACTGACTCTGGTATCTTCAAACTGCTGAAAGAAGATCCGGATGAGCTCATGATGTAA